DNA sequence from the Arthrobacter sp. V1I9 genome:
GCATGGCCGAACGGAGCGTCCAGTTGCTGGCCCTCGCCCGTGCCGAAGCCGTCGAGGGAGACCGAGAAATTGTGTACGCGGACAAGGGACATACGGTCTCCTGAAGTGTCGTTGGCAGTCACTGTAAGGCGACTAATCCCCACCGCTCAAGGCCTGCGCCCGGCGTACCCTGAAGCTATGGACTCCGAAGTCCTGGATCTCCGGCTACGGACCGGCATCACGGTGCCGTGCCTGGCCCAAAGCAGCGGGCAGGACGACGGCGGCTCCCAGCGGGTGGAGGGTCATGCTGTCCGTCTGTCCCTGGAACGCAAAAGAGGCCGACGGCGACACCCAGTGTCGCCGTCGGCCTCCCTTCTACGCCGCAAGGTGATATCCACCAAAGACGCTGGGACTCTAGGCCGCCGTCGGAAGCGTTACGTAGCTGCCTTCGATGACGCCGGCGGGAACAGTGGGAGCGCCGTCTACCGTCACATAGCTGCCACGGGTAACGGGAGGCAGGTTCCGGCTGCCGGCGACGGTGACATAGGTGCCCTCAACGCGGGCCGCGGCGCTGCCGGCGGGAAGGGTTACGTAGCTGCCGCCGCGCACTGCGGTGCCAGCAACAGCAATGCGGGCAGCGGTCTCGAGGGTGGGTTCGGCGGTTGCCGGGCTTTTAGCCAGCAAAGTCATGGGTACTCCTTGGGGTCTCAGAATGGGGGCCATTCAGGCTCAAGTACCGCTCAAGCGGGAGGGCGTCTGCGGGTTGTGTCGCCTGCCCTGCCGGCCCGGGAATGTTCACCGGTGCGGTACTCAAGGGCTACGGCGGCCTATATCCAAGTTTACGGGCTTATCCTGAGCCACTCAAAATAACGTGGGAAGACTCACGTCAAGCAACCAGGCGCCCAAGGCGCTTATAACTTCGTAGCCAGGACGGCGGAGCACGGGTGGGGCCCGGGAGGTGCACCGGATGAGGGCGGAGGTTTAGGGAACGAGCCTTACGTCCCCGCCCCGGAGGGTGGTACGGAAGCCGTCGCCCTGGACCGCGACATCCTGCAGCACTAGGCCCTCGGGCAGCCCCTCAATGCTGTGCTCGATGGTCACGAGCCCGCGCACGACGGCGGCCGTGGCGTCGGAGAGGAAGGCCGGCCCACCAATGTCGATTGAGCGTGGCTCCACAATGAGCCTGCCGTCTCGGACCTTGACCGTGCCGGTGGCAACGACGCGCACTTCTCGCCCCAGGGCTTCAACGGTGCGAACCACCGTGGCCTGACCGCCGTCAGCAGCGCGGACCACTGTCCCGCTCCCGATCTGCTCAGCCACAACCTCGAACGGCACGGTCGCGTCCACAGTGAGCTGTCCGGCGACCAGCCCGTCCGGCCTAGTGACCACGTCCTGCCCGACGGCCCGAACGTCGCGGAGGGTGGAGCCAGCGGCCACCACTGTCCCGGCATCCAGCACGACGTCGGATAGCCACACCCCGTCCTGACCCAGGTCTCCGGGCGGCTCGGCGCCCGGTGTGCGCTCGGCCCCCGCCGTCGGCGAGGGCGCGGGCCCTGCTTCGGCCGTGTTTGCCGGGTCGCTCACCGCCCACCAGAAAATCGCAACCACGAGTCCCAAGAGGAGGACCATTCCAGCAGCACCGATCAGCCAGTCCTTTGCACGCGTCCACTTCACCAGGACAGTCTGCTGGTTCGCAGCGTGTGGCGCGAAACCCGGAGTTGAGTGGAAACAACTTTCAGGCTCAAAATGTCATGCGCTCTGTTGATCCTTCACCACGCCCGGGTCCTGTTCCTGCAGCTCCTGTTGCAGTCCGTGACTGCTTTAGTTAAGCCTCTACTTGGATCGAATCAGGTCAAGCAAAGCCGGCAGCCTCGTGACACCATCGTCTGCCATGAAGTGTCCTGCTCCCGGATGAACCTGAAGCCGTGCGCCCAGTCGCCTGGCGAGGTCATCCGATGCCGCCGCCGGCACTAAAGGATCCGTGTCGGAGCGAAGAACTATTCGTTCTCCAATGTTCGTTACCAGCCGTTCAACATCAACGTCAGCTGCGAGGAAACCATCAAGTTCCGGCAGGGCCTGCAGTGGTTCAGTGAACCCAGCCACCACCACGAGACTACCCAGTTCCCATGGTTCCGGCAGCGCCGCGAGTACCCGCAGGGCGGTGACCGCACCCAGGGAATGGGCTACAACCACCGTTGCCGCATCGGGCACCCCGAGTGCCGCGCTGACCGCGTTTTCCCACGCAGCATTGTCAGGTTCGTCAGAATCGGGGAGGGGAACGACGGTGACTGCGATGCCTTCAGCTTCGAGGGCACCCTGAAGCCAGGGGAACCAGTTTGCATGAGGCGACGATTCATACCCGTGGACGATGAGGACGCGTTGGAAGGGCCGAACCGGGACGTTACTGGCTGCGCTGTTCATAGGCAAAGACTCTAAACCGTCGGTTTGCCCGCCAGTCAGGGGGCACAGTCCTCGTCGTTAATGAAGACCTGAACGGCCACGACATGAACTTCTGTCAGGCCCTTCTCATGGTCAGGCTTCTCCAGCAGGACCGGCTGGCGGTACTGGCGGGCCCTCCAGCCGGGAGTGACCTCGCCGGGAACAATCGCGCCCCGAGTCCGCTCAAACGAGTCCATCAGGGCCGCTGGCTGCATAACGGATGACAGGGTTTCGATCGATCGAACTGATCGGCGCTTGAGTCAAAAAAACCCGGGTATTAAGTATCCCGAGTATCCGTGCCTCCTTGCCCAGCATGCGCCTCTTAGCGGTTGTAACCTAATCCGGGCGCCGGGGTCCGTGCAGGATGGGCACGCTCGCTTCTGCCCACGCGGGAAGTTTCCCTGGTCATACCGGTGGAAAGCAGCTGATTAGGTCTAGTGTTGGCTGGGTCGGCAATCGCCGCGATTACCCTCAGGGAGGGTGCATGAACTCCAAGCAGTCCAGCTCCGAGCAATTTATGAAGTACTTGAAAAGCGTTGGCGGTTCAGAAGTTGATCTCAACGCTGCGGCCTACACCGTCAGCGATAACGACACCGTCGAGAGCGTGGTTTCACGCCTGCGGATGGAACAGCAGGAGCATGGGGGCAACGCCAAAGACCCCTCGATACTCCATGCCTCGGCGCAGGTGATGATCAGCAGGCGGGATGAACGCGACCCCGTCCACCACGAGGGGGTTTCCCAGCCGGGAGAATACCAGCTGGACATCCATCACAGCGCAGGCAGCACCACGCGGGAGAGCATCCCGGTGAAGGACATGGAAGCCGCCAAGGTCTGGGCACAGGCACAAATCGAAGCCCAGGGCGCAGAGTTCGGAGCCATGTACTTTCCTGCCGGCGGAGGCGACGCACCAGGGACGGGAGCCCTGATAGCCAGCTTCGACCGTTCGGTGGGCTGGTACCGCTAGCCGAAATTGCGCTCCCGGGTTCAAACCCGGGAGCGGTCGGGCTTGACCTGAACCAGGATCGACAGCGCCGGCTGGACGAAGACGGGCTTCGACGCTATTTGAGCAAGCCACCGCCGGAAGCTGTTGGACCAAACGTGGCCAACTCTCGTTTGCGTTATTTGCAAGGATGGGCCGCCTCGATTGCTTCTGCAACAGACAGTTTCAGTAGCGCCATAAAGTACGGCGCCGTCGTCATCAACGCGCATTGATTCCGGAACCCCACCTCCACTGTGATAATCCGGTAGGTATGTCTCCCTTATCCAAATCTTCCACCACGGCATCCGCCGCCGAAGAACGCAGCGCCCGCGTCGCCGTCACGCTCTTTCCCATCCTCATCCTGGCCGGAGGCGCCATAGCGCTTGCCATGCCAACAGCCTTTACGGGCTTGGCCCCGTGGATCACTCCACTGCTGGGCGTCATTATGTTCGGCATGGGCCTGACGCTTACGCCCCCTGACTTCGCCATCATCGCCAAGCGCCCGGTTCCGGTGGTGATTGGTGTTGTGGCGCAGTACGTCATCATGCCGCTGCTTGGCTGGCTGGTTGCCGCGGCGTTGGGCCTGCCGCCTGCACTGGCCGCCGGGGTAATCCTGGTGGGCTGCTGCCCGGGTGGAACGGCGTCGAACGTGGTGTCCTACCTGGCCAAGGGCGACGTTGCCTTGTCCGTTGCCATGACGTCCGTTTCCACGCTGCTCGCTCCGCTGCTGACCCCCGTGCTGGCTCTGTGGCTGGCTGGCCAGTACATGCCGGTGGATGCCGGCTCGATGGCGTGGTCCATCGTCCAGGTGGTGCTGATCCCTGTGCTGCTGGGACTCGTGCTCCGTGTCTTCCTGCCACGTTTGGTCACTAAGGCGCTGCCTGCCCTTCCCTGGATTTCCGTCCTCGCCATCACCCTTGTGGTGGTAGCGGTCGTCGCTGGAAGCGCCAAGGCCATCTTCACTGCCGGACTGTTGGTCCTGGCCGCGGTCATCCTGCACAACGGCCTTGGCTATGCCCTCGGCTACGGCGCAGCCCGCCTGTTCAAGTTGCCCATCCCCGCCAGGCGCACCACCGCGATTGAGGTTGGGATGCAGAACTCAGGGCTTGCCGCAGCGTTGTCCCGGCAGTACCTGACTCCCGAGTCCGCCCTGCCTGCCGCCATCTTCTCGGTCTGGCACAACGTTTCGGGCGCGGTCCTCGCGGCCTACTGGCGCCGCCGCAGCACTCCTGCCGCACGCCCCGGTGAGCCGGTTCCGGTGGCTGTCACGGAGTAGGCGCACTTCCAGAAGTATCTGCCGCGAGCCTCGCACTTGAGGCGCGTCCGGTAGCGCCCGGCCATGCGTTGTCTTCCGCTTGGCCAGGCCCTACCGTGAAGTGACGGACAGCCGAAGCAGGTGCAGCCATGCAGACAATATGGTGGTCATCGCGCTGCCTGCTGCTGTGCTTCCTGGTCGCAGGGCTCCTCGGCAGTGGCACTCCCACCGCAACATACGCCGGCACAACGTATGCGGAACCAGCAAATCTTGAGCAAACCTACGCAGCACTGGACTCCTACCTCCGCGAGCAGCTCGAAACGCTAGGCATTCCCGGTGCGGCAGTCGCCGTCGTCCGCAACGGCACCCAAGTGCACTCGGCCGCCTTCGGCCGCGCCGACGACTCCGGCAGGCCGATGACCGCGCAGACGCCGGTCCTGCTCGCCTCCACCAGCAAGTCCCTCACGGCCATCGCCGTAATGCAGCAGGTGGAGGCCGGCCGGCTGCGGCTCGACGAGCCGGTACAGACTTACCTGCCCTGGTTCACACTTGACGACAGCCGCTCCCAAGCAATTACGGTGCGGCACCTGCTCCACCAGGCCAGCGGCATGGGGTCCAGGGACACCGCCTTCGAGGCCTCGGACGCGCAGACCCCGGAGGCCCTGGAAGAAGGCGTCCGCGCACTGGCAGGTTCACCTCTGGCCGGCAATCCGGGTGAGGCCTTCCACTACGCCAGCGCCAACTTCAACATCCTGGGCCTCCTGGTGCAGACGGTCTCCGGCCAGCCGTTCGGGGACTACCTGAAGGAACACGTCTTCGGGCCGCTGGAGATGGTGCACAGCCACCCGACGCGCGCCGCGGCCCGCGCCGACAACGCCGCCGCCGGCTACTCCCTCTGGTTCGGCTCCTTCTGGCGCCAGACCGACGTACCCGCACCCACTGCCGGGACTCCCTCCTCCACTCTGTACGCCTCGGCCGAGGACCTGGGCCATGAGCTGACCGCACTGCTCGACGGCGGCGGGTACGGCGCCGCCCGGATCCTCCGGCCCGAGAGTGTGGCGGCGATGTTCGAGCCCGGCGTGCGGATTGACGAAGCCAAGCAGTACGCCATGGGCTGGTTCACCCGGCCGCTGGTGGAATCCGCCGATCCCGCGGCTCCTCCCGTCCCCGAGGAGGCGTTGCCGCTGCTGCTCGAGCATCAAGGCGAATGGGGCAACAGCCACACCTACCTGGGCATGGTTCCGTCCTCGGGGCTGGGCGTGGCGCTGGTGATCAACGCCAATCCTGCCGCCGCCCCGTCCCGGCTGAAGGCCATCGACACCAACCTCCTGCGGATCCTTCACGGGCGGTCCCCGGTGCCTGCCGTTGTCCAGGAGGACTGGCTTCAGCGGTACAGCTGGGCGGTTGCCATGGGACTGCTGCTCGCCGAACTGCTGAGCCTGTGGCTGGCACTGCGGTTGCTGCTCCGCCCACATTCCGCGGGCAGGCGGACTCCCCTTGCCTACGCCGCTGCGGCCCTCGCCCTCGACGCCTTCGTCCTGTGGCTGTGCCTCGACTACGCCCCGACCAGGTTCGACACGCACCTGTTCGTTGTGGTCCGCCAGTTTCCCGACGTCGGCATCTCACTGGTGCCCGCCCTCGCCCTGGCCATCCTCTGGCCGGTCCCGCGGACAGTCTGGCTCCTCGCTCGCATGCGGGCCCGCCCTGTAGTGGCATAGGGACTGGTGGTGGCCGAATACTTCATATGCCGGCGCGCGCAGCAATCAGGGCCAGCGTCCCGCTCGTCTTTCCAGCGCGCTTAGGAGCGGCGGGCCGCTGGTCCGGCACCATAGTGCTCGGCCAGCTTCGCCAGTCCCTCATCCAGCGAGACAGCGGGCGTCCAGTCCAGGAGCTCCTGGGTTTCGCGTTGGTCGAACCAGTGGGCGGTGGAGAGCTGCTCGGCGAGGAACCTGGTCATCGGCGGCTCCTCTTGCCGCCCGGCCAAAGTCCACAGCTTCTCCACCACCGCTCCCGCCGCACGCGCCACCCCGCCCGGCACCGACCACCGCGGCGCGGCAACCCCGCCCGCAGCGCAGATGCCGGCCAGCAGCTCGCCCACCGGACGCGGCTCGCCGTTGCTCACTACCAGGGCCCTGCCATGGACGTGGTCCATGCGGTGCAGCGCGGCCACAATTGCCGAGGCCGCATTGT
Encoded proteins:
- a CDS encoding serine hydrolase gives rise to the protein MQTIWWSSRCLLLCFLVAGLLGSGTPTATYAGTTYAEPANLEQTYAALDSYLREQLETLGIPGAAVAVVRNGTQVHSAAFGRADDSGRPMTAQTPVLLASTSKSLTAIAVMQQVEAGRLRLDEPVQTYLPWFTLDDSRSQAITVRHLLHQASGMGSRDTAFEASDAQTPEALEEGVRALAGSPLAGNPGEAFHYASANFNILGLLVQTVSGQPFGDYLKEHVFGPLEMVHSHPTRAAARADNAAAGYSLWFGSFWRQTDVPAPTAGTPSSTLYASAEDLGHELTALLDGGGYGAARILRPESVAAMFEPGVRIDEAKQYAMGWFTRPLVESADPAAPPVPEEALPLLLEHQGEWGNSHTYLGMVPSSGLGVALVINANPAAAPSRLKAIDTNLLRILHGRSPVPAVVQEDWLQRYSWAVAMGLLLAELLSLWLALRLLLRPHSAGRRTPLAYAAAALALDAFVLWLCLDYAPTRFDTHLFVVVRQFPDVGISLVPALALAILWPVPRTVWLLARMRARPVVA
- a CDS encoding alpha/beta hydrolase, which codes for MNSAASNVPVRPFQRVLIVHGYESSPHANWFPWLQGALEAEGIAVTVVPLPDSDEPDNAAWENAVSAALGVPDAATVVVAHSLGAVTALRVLAALPEPWELGSLVVVAGFTEPLQALPELDGFLAADVDVERLVTNIGERIVLRSDTDPLVPAAASDDLARRLGARLQVHPGAGHFMADDGVTRLPALLDLIRSK
- a CDS encoding LmeA family phospholipid-binding protein; translation: MKWTRAKDWLIGAAGMVLLLGLVVAIFWWAVSDPANTAEAGPAPSPTAGAERTPGAEPPGDLGQDGVWLSDVVLDAGTVVAAGSTLRDVRAVGQDVVTRPDGLVAGQLTVDATVPFEVVAEQIGSGTVVRAADGGQATVVRTVEALGREVRVVATGTVKVRDGRLIVEPRSIDIGGPAFLSDATAAVVRGLVTIEHSIEGLPEGLVLQDVAVQGDGFRTTLRGGDVRLVP
- a CDS encoding bile acid:sodium symporter family protein; translation: MSPLSKSSTTASAAEERSARVAVTLFPILILAGGAIALAMPTAFTGLAPWITPLLGVIMFGMGLTLTPPDFAIIAKRPVPVVIGVVAQYVIMPLLGWLVAAALGLPPALAAGVILVGCCPGGTASNVVSYLAKGDVALSVAMTSVSTLLAPLLTPVLALWLAGQYMPVDAGSMAWSIVQVVLIPVLLGLVLRVFLPRLVTKALPALPWISVLAITLVVVAVVAGSAKAIFTAGLLVLAAVILHNGLGYALGYGAARLFKLPIPARRTTAIEVGMQNSGLAAALSRQYLTPESALPAAIFSVWHNVSGAVLAAYWRRRSTPAARPGEPVPVAVTE